A stretch of the Arthrobacter sp. PAMC 25486 genome encodes the following:
- the pnuC gene encoding nicotinamide riboside transporter PnuC has translation MDFLRWLFDAKLEFAGGGFLLWREVIGNLFGLASALGGMRRKIWAWPVGIIGNLLLFTVFMGSVFGSPEHVNLLGQAGRQIMFIAVSVYGWHRWNQTRHGNNDADTHVGDAVEPRWAGVRVRWLLVGAMIAGTAILTPIFTAMGSYEPVWADAWIFMGSLLATYGMAKGWVEFWLIWVAVDLVGVPLLFSAGYYASAFMYVFYGAFTLIGFFVWWRVRHNQDLQDRLVSVDTTFPDITVSNREAKP, from the coding sequence ATGGACTTTCTGCGATGGCTCTTTGACGCCAAGCTTGAATTCGCCGGCGGTGGATTCCTCCTCTGGCGTGAAGTCATAGGCAATCTTTTTGGGCTCGCCAGCGCCCTCGGCGGCATGCGCCGTAAAATCTGGGCCTGGCCGGTCGGCATTATCGGCAACCTCCTGTTGTTCACGGTCTTCATGGGCTCGGTCTTCGGCTCGCCCGAGCATGTCAACCTGTTGGGCCAGGCCGGGCGTCAAATCATGTTCATCGCCGTCTCCGTCTACGGCTGGCACCGCTGGAACCAGACCCGCCACGGGAATAACGACGCCGACACCCACGTGGGCGATGCCGTTGAGCCCCGCTGGGCCGGGGTTCGCGTACGCTGGCTTCTGGTGGGCGCGATGATCGCCGGCACAGCCATACTCACCCCGATCTTCACGGCAATGGGCTCCTACGAACCGGTCTGGGCGGATGCCTGGATCTTCATGGGTTCCCTGCTTGCCACCTATGGCATGGCCAAGGGTTGGGTTGAGTTCTGGCTGATCTGGGTGGCAGTGGACCTTGTCGGGGTGCCGCTGCTGTTCAGCGCAGGATATTACGCCTCTGCTTTCATGTACGTCTTCTACGGGGCCTTCACGCTGATCGGATTCTTTGTCTGGTGGCGTGTACGGCACAACCAGGATCTCCAGGACCGGCTAGTGTCCGTGGACACCACTTTTCCCGACATCACAGTGAGCAACAGAGAGGCCAAACCATGA
- the ribD gene encoding bifunctional diaminohydroxyphosphoribosylaminopyrimidine deaminase/5-amino-6-(5-phosphoribosylamino)uracil reductase RibD — MNFSELFPEAMNNEPEVFSDAEILGMETALSAARQGVRGANPLVGAVIIDADGTFLAIGYHRGAGTAHAETDVINRLLGTGVKRDLSAATLIVTLEPCSHFGLTGPCTQAILDAGIGNVVFAVRDPHQPAAGGAEILHNEGINVRMGLMDAAAEDLNRQWFVAVRENRPFITARLAQTVDGRIAAVDGTSQWITSLESRQDSHELRARVDAIVVGTGTVIADNPRLTARAADGSDSAKQPLRVVMGLRDIPEDAAVKGTSATPSSPDRLGDDDFLALRTHDPLAVVNELKSRGVGHLMIEGGATINAAFLARGLVDELVVYLAPTLLGSGIPALTDLGIGTLEQAQRWEWDATTTGPVQILGPDLKLTLMPAKAAPEGL; from the coding sequence ATGAATTTCAGTGAACTGTTCCCCGAGGCCATGAACAACGAGCCCGAGGTTTTCAGCGATGCCGAGATCCTTGGCATGGAAACAGCGCTCTCGGCCGCACGCCAAGGTGTCAGGGGCGCCAACCCGCTCGTGGGCGCTGTGATCATCGACGCCGACGGCACCTTCCTGGCCATCGGCTACCACCGGGGAGCCGGCACGGCCCATGCTGAAACGGACGTCATCAACCGGCTCCTGGGCACCGGCGTCAAACGGGACCTCTCGGCGGCAACACTCATCGTCACCCTTGAACCCTGCAGCCACTTTGGGTTGACCGGACCCTGCACGCAGGCCATCCTGGATGCCGGGATCGGCAATGTGGTGTTCGCCGTGCGCGACCCGCACCAGCCCGCGGCCGGCGGTGCCGAAATCCTGCACAACGAAGGCATCAACGTCCGGATGGGCCTCATGGACGCCGCGGCGGAAGACCTCAACCGGCAGTGGTTTGTGGCCGTGCGGGAAAACCGCCCATTCATCACCGCACGGCTGGCCCAAACAGTTGACGGGCGGATCGCCGCCGTCGACGGCACAAGCCAGTGGATCACGTCGCTGGAATCCCGCCAGGACTCCCACGAACTGCGGGCACGGGTTGATGCGATCGTGGTGGGCACCGGAACCGTCATTGCAGACAACCCACGACTGACGGCACGTGCCGCGGACGGCAGCGATTCGGCCAAACAGCCGCTGCGCGTCGTCATGGGCCTGCGTGACATCCCTGAAGATGCTGCGGTTAAGGGCACCTCCGCCACACCCAGCAGCCCCGACCGGCTGGGGGACGACGACTTCCTGGCCCTGCGCACGCACGACCCTCTCGCCGTCGTCAATGAATTGAAAAGCCGCGGCGTGGGCCACCTCATGATTGAAGGCGGCGCCACGATCAACGCCGCATTCCTGGCCCGGGGACTGGTCGACGAGCTCGTCGTGTACCTGGCCCCGACCCTGCTGGGCTCCGGCATTCCCGCCCTAACCGACCTTGGCATCGGCACCCTCGAACAGGCCCAGCGCTGGGAATGGGACGCCACCACCACCGGTCCCGTACAGATTCTGGGCCCGGACCTGAAGCTCACGCTCATGCCGGCCAAGGCCGCACCAGAAGGACTCTAG
- a CDS encoding riboflavin synthase, producing MFTGIVAGRGTILSLKKQPASDTARLVLEAGDILDGLDLGGSIAINGVCLSAVELAAGTVSVDVMGETLLRTTTGALAAGDTVNLERCVLAGGRLDGHVVQGHVDGVGTLVRRENQGAWDTLRFAVPRDLSQYIAEKGSIAVDGVSLTVTAVSPATDTEQWFEVGLIPVTLVNTGLGEKAAGGSVNLEVDVLAKYARRLLEFTTGGAA from the coding sequence ATGTTTACTGGAATTGTTGCAGGACGCGGCACCATACTGAGCCTGAAAAAACAGCCCGCATCAGACACCGCACGGCTTGTCCTCGAAGCCGGAGATATTCTTGACGGGCTGGATCTGGGCGGCTCGATCGCCATCAACGGCGTGTGCCTTAGCGCCGTCGAACTGGCTGCCGGAACCGTCTCCGTGGACGTCATGGGCGAAACCCTGCTGCGCACCACCACCGGCGCCCTCGCCGCCGGCGACACCGTCAACCTTGAACGCTGTGTGCTGGCCGGCGGGCGCCTGGACGGGCATGTTGTCCAGGGCCACGTGGACGGCGTGGGCACCCTGGTGCGCCGGGAAAATCAGGGCGCCTGGGACACCCTGCGCTTTGCCGTGCCCCGCGACTTGTCGCAGTATATTGCGGAGAAGGGTTCCATCGCCGTCGACGGCGTCTCACTGACGGTCACCGCCGTCAGCCCCGCCACTGACACCGAACAATGGTTCGAGGTGGGACTCATCCCCGTCACCCTGGTCAACACCGGACTCGGCGAGAAGGCAGCGGGCGGGAGCGTCAACCTTGAAGTGGATGTCCTGGCAAAATACGCCAGGCGCCTGCTCGAATTCACCACCGGAGGCGCGGCATGA
- the ribB gene encoding 3,4-dihydroxy-2-butanone-4-phosphate synthase, whose protein sequence is MNPLTLLDPVPLAIAAIARGEAVLVVDDENRENEGDIIFAAQHSTPALMGWTIRHSSGVICIPMDDTHADRLALPPMVLHNQDAKGTAYTVSCDAAHGVTTGISATDRSLTAKVLANPTSMHDAVTRPGHMFPLRAVAGGVRQRPGHTEASVDLCRLAGCEPVAVIAEVVDDSGEMVRLHGLRDFANANGLVLISIADLIAHMGVSEVVGEVSQ, encoded by the coding sequence ATGAACCCGCTGACATTGTTGGATCCCGTCCCGCTGGCCATTGCCGCGATCGCCCGCGGCGAGGCCGTGCTGGTGGTTGACGACGAGAACCGCGAAAACGAGGGCGACATCATCTTCGCCGCCCAGCACAGCACCCCCGCGCTCATGGGTTGGACCATCCGGCACAGCTCCGGCGTCATCTGCATCCCCATGGACGACACCCACGCCGACCGCCTGGCCCTGCCGCCCATGGTCTTGCACAACCAGGACGCCAAGGGCACCGCCTACACCGTCAGCTGCGATGCCGCGCACGGCGTCACCACCGGGATCAGCGCCACCGACAGGTCGCTGACGGCCAAGGTGTTGGCTAACCCTACTTCCATGCACGACGCCGTCACCCGGCCCGGGCACATGTTCCCCCTGCGCGCTGTGGCCGGGGGAGTGCGGCAGCGCCCGGGGCACACCGAAGCATCCGTGGACTTGTGCCGGCTGGCCGGGTGCGAACCCGTGGCCGTCATCGCCGAAGTTGTTGACGACAGCGGGGAAATGGTGCGCCTGCACGGGCTGCGTGACTTTGCCAACGCCAACGGGCTGGTACTCATCTCCATCGCCGACCTCATTGCCCACATGGGCGTGTCTGAGGTTGTCGGGGAGGTGTCGCAATGA
- a CDS encoding GTP cyclohydrolase II, with protein sequence MNATAASVSGGPQVSLPTRFGTFTAQAWIDSATGAEHLSLSAPGEWPEGDTAVAKPRAAVVPLVRLHSECLTGDVFGSYRCDCGEQLDYALEHIHRRGGTLVYLRGHEGRGIGLANKIRAYSLQESGADTVEANEQLGLPVDARDYAAAAGILQALGLTRIALLSNNPLKQADLSRHGIEVLEVVPTKIAARAENLRYLKTKRDRMHHALTISTPSKTPTNTSPEGLSS encoded by the coding sequence ATGAACGCGACGGCAGCGTCGGTGAGCGGCGGGCCGCAGGTTTCGCTGCCGACCCGATTCGGCACCTTCACCGCCCAGGCCTGGATCGATTCGGCCACAGGCGCCGAGCACCTGAGCCTCAGCGCCCCCGGTGAGTGGCCGGAAGGTGACACGGCCGTCGCCAAGCCAAGGGCCGCCGTCGTGCCTCTTGTCAGGCTGCACTCGGAATGCCTCACAGGGGATGTTTTCGGCTCGTACCGCTGCGATTGTGGCGAACAGCTGGACTACGCCCTTGAGCATATTCACCGGCGCGGCGGCACCCTGGTGTACCTGCGCGGACATGAAGGGCGCGGCATCGGGCTGGCGAACAAGATACGCGCCTACAGCCTGCAGGAGTCCGGTGCGGACACGGTGGAGGCCAACGAACAGCTGGGGCTGCCCGTTGACGCCCGTGATTACGCGGCCGCGGCGGGTATTTTGCAGGCGCTGGGACTCACCCGCATTGCGCTGCTGAGCAACAATCCGCTGAAGCAGGCGGACCTCTCACGCCACGGCATCGAGGTGCTCGAGGTGGTGCCCACAAAGATTGCCGCCCGGGCCGAGAATTTGCGTTATTTGAAGACCAAGCGGGACCGCATGCACCATGCGCTCACCATCAGCACACCCAGCAAAACCCCCACCAACACCAGCCCGGAAGGACTTTCATCATGA
- the ribH gene encoding 6,7-dimethyl-8-ribityllumazine synthase codes for MSGHGAPTIGFDAAGQAQAASLKVAIVAASWHTEIMDGLLAGALRGAADAGIAVPVVVRVPGSFELPVAAARLAASFDVVVALGVVIRGGTPHFDYVCQAATMGLTDVSVRTGVPVGFGVLTCDTEEQGLDRAGLPGSVEDKGHEAITAAVATALTLAGLGV; via the coding sequence ATGAGCGGACACGGAGCACCAACCATAGGCTTTGACGCGGCCGGCCAAGCACAGGCTGCCTCCTTGAAGGTGGCGATCGTTGCCGCCAGCTGGCACACCGAAATCATGGACGGGCTGCTGGCCGGGGCCCTGCGCGGGGCCGCCGATGCCGGCATTGCGGTCCCTGTTGTGGTGCGCGTGCCCGGCAGTTTTGAACTGCCCGTTGCAGCCGCACGGCTGGCTGCTTCCTTTGACGTGGTCGTGGCGCTGGGCGTGGTCATCCGGGGCGGCACTCCGCACTTTGACTACGTCTGCCAGGCCGCCACCATGGGCCTGACGGATGTCAGCGTGCGTACCGGGGTCCCCGTCGGCTTTGGCGTGCTGACCTGCGACACCGAGGAGCAGGGTCTGGACCGTGCAGGGCTCCCCGGATCGGTGGAGGACAAGGGGCACGAGGCCATCACGGCCGCCGTGGCAACCGCCCTGACACTGGCCGGCCTGGGCGTCTAG
- a CDS encoding phosphoribosyl-ATP diphosphatase, with translation MKTFDSLFDELSAKAAARPAGSRTVAELDSGVHGIGKKVVEEAAEVWMAAEYESDEACAEEISQLFYHLQVMMIAKGLTLQDVYKHL, from the coding sequence GTGAAGACCTTCGATTCCCTTTTTGATGAGCTCAGTGCGAAAGCCGCAGCGCGGCCCGCTGGCTCACGTACCGTCGCCGAACTTGATTCCGGCGTCCACGGTATCGGCAAGAAAGTGGTTGAGGAAGCCGCTGAGGTGTGGATGGCCGCCGAATATGAATCGGACGAGGCCTGTGCCGAAGAGATTTCCCAGCTGTTCTACCACCTGCAGGTCATGATGATCGCAAAAGGTTTGACCCTTCAGGACGTTTACAAGCATCTCTAG
- the hisG gene encoding ATP phosphoribosyltransferase produces MLRVAVPNKGSLSESASAMLAEAGYRQRRDSRELVMVDPENNVEFFFLRPRDIAVYVGAGTLDVGITGRDLLMDAQVDAEELLPLGFAKSTFRFAGPVGDFSSAAELEGKRLATSYDGLLREYLAELGINAQVVRLDGAVESSVRLGVADAIADVVETGSTLKAAGMEIFGEPILSSEALLIGRRGVTPPPGVEVLIRRLHSVLVARQYVLLDYDVPKTLMDQATALTPGLESPTVSPLRDTDWVAVRSMVLAKDTNRIMDELYELGARAILVSNIHACRI; encoded by the coding sequence ATGCTGCGTGTTGCCGTCCCGAACAAGGGCTCCCTGTCAGAATCCGCCTCTGCAATGTTGGCGGAGGCTGGCTATCGCCAGCGTCGCGACTCCCGCGAATTGGTCATGGTTGACCCCGAGAACAACGTTGAATTCTTCTTCCTGCGTCCCCGCGACATCGCCGTCTACGTCGGTGCCGGCACTCTTGATGTGGGCATCACCGGCCGCGACCTGCTGATGGACGCCCAGGTCGACGCCGAGGAACTTCTGCCCTTGGGCTTCGCCAAATCCACCTTCCGCTTTGCCGGTCCGGTGGGTGACTTCTCCAGTGCCGCCGAATTGGAGGGCAAGCGCCTTGCCACCAGCTACGACGGACTGCTCCGCGAATACCTCGCCGAATTGGGCATCAACGCCCAGGTGGTCCGACTCGACGGTGCGGTTGAATCCTCCGTCCGTCTCGGTGTGGCAGACGCCATCGCCGACGTCGTGGAAACCGGCAGCACGCTCAAGGCCGCCGGCATGGAAATCTTCGGCGAGCCCATCCTGAGCTCGGAGGCGTTGCTGATTGGCCGACGCGGCGTCACCCCGCCCCCCGGCGTCGAGGTGCTGATCCGCCGCTTGCACAGCGTTTTGGTGGCACGCCAGTACGTCCTTTTGGATTACGACGTTCCCAAGACGCTCATGGACCAGGCCACCGCGCTGACCCCCGGCCTGGAATCACCCACCGTCTCACCGCTGCGCGACACCGACTGGGTGGCCGTGCGCTCCATGGTGTTGGCCAAGGACACGAACCGGATCATGGACGAACTCTATGAACTTGGCGCCCGCGCCATCCTGGTCAGCAACATCCACGCCTGCCGCATCTAA
- the hisF gene encoding imidazole glycerol phosphate synthase subunit HisF: MSVAIRVIPCLDVDNGRVVKGVKFQNLRDAGDPVELAQRYDRAGADELTFLDVTASSGNRETTFDVVSRAAEQIFIPLTVGGGVREVSDVDKLLRFGADKASINTAAIARPSVIDEITRRFGSQVLVLSVDARRTQDGITPSGFEVTTHGGRKGTGLDAIEWAKEAADRGVGEILLNSIDADGTKEGFDLELIRLVRAAVHIPIIASGGAGKPEHFPPAVAAGANAVLAASVFHFGPDSAIADVKKAIREAGYEVR, translated from the coding sequence ATGAGTGTTGCCATCCGAGTCATTCCCTGCCTTGACGTTGACAACGGCCGCGTGGTCAAGGGCGTCAAGTTCCAAAACCTGCGCGACGCCGGAGATCCAGTTGAGCTGGCCCAGCGGTACGACCGTGCCGGTGCAGATGAGCTGACGTTCCTTGACGTCACCGCATCCTCCGGCAACCGGGAAACAACCTTCGATGTCGTCTCCCGCGCCGCCGAGCAAATCTTCATCCCGCTGACGGTGGGCGGGGGAGTGCGCGAGGTCTCCGACGTCGACAAGCTGCTGCGTTTCGGTGCCGACAAGGCCTCCATCAACACAGCAGCCATTGCCCGCCCGTCCGTGATCGATGAGATCACCCGCCGGTTCGGCTCCCAAGTCCTGGTGCTCAGCGTAGACGCGCGGCGCACCCAGGACGGGATCACGCCGTCGGGCTTTGAAGTGACAACCCACGGCGGGCGCAAGGGTACCGGCCTCGACGCCATCGAGTGGGCGAAGGAGGCGGCCGACCGCGGTGTGGGCGAAATCCTGCTGAACTCGATCGACGCCGACGGCACCAAGGAGGGCTTCGACCTGGAGCTCATTCGCCTCGTTCGTGCCGCCGTCCACATCCCGATCATTGCCTCGGGGGGCGCCGGGAAACCCGAGCACTTCCCGCCGGCTGTTGCCGCCGGTGCCAATGCCGTGCTGGCCGCATCCGTGTTCCACTTTGGCCCGGACAGCGCCATCGCCGACGTCAAGAAGGCCATCCGCGAAGCAGGCTACGAGGTCCGGTAA
- a CDS encoding TIGR03085 family metal-binding protein, translated as MQFVEPSREVLAETLLAAGPGAPTLCEGWRTQELAAHLVLREHNPRVGLGMVLKPWKKATDKAIAELAAASSTPEAFAALVQKFRAGPPKLSPFAVKAIDHNANLTEFFVHTEDVRRARDRWAPRSLDASYSDALWAELLKRAAFLYRSVDLGLVLVNPSGPRHVAKRAPVSVAIIGDPGELLLHASGRTGEALVSFEGQPDAVALLQTADIGL; from the coding sequence ATGCAATTTGTAGAACCTTCCCGTGAAGTCCTCGCCGAGACCCTGCTGGCCGCAGGGCCGGGAGCCCCCACGTTATGTGAAGGTTGGCGCACCCAAGAGCTGGCCGCGCACCTAGTCCTGCGCGAACACAACCCGCGCGTCGGCCTCGGCATGGTGCTCAAGCCCTGGAAGAAGGCGACCGACAAGGCCATCGCCGAACTCGCGGCTGCCTCCAGCACACCCGAAGCATTTGCGGCACTGGTGCAGAAGTTCCGGGCAGGTCCCCCCAAGCTCTCCCCGTTCGCGGTGAAGGCCATTGACCACAATGCGAACCTGACCGAGTTCTTTGTCCACACCGAAGATGTACGTCGCGCCCGGGACCGCTGGGCGCCACGGTCCCTCGACGCCAGCTACTCCGACGCGCTGTGGGCTGAACTGCTCAAGCGGGCAGCGTTCCTGTACCGCAGCGTGGACCTCGGCCTTGTTTTGGTCAACCCTTCCGGCCCGCGGCATGTGGCCAAACGGGCCCCGGTGTCTGTGGCCATCATCGGCGATCCCGGCGAGCTGCTGCTCCATGCCAGCGGTCGCACCGGTGAAGCCCTGGTGTCCTTCGAGGGCCAGCCGGACGCCGTCGCACTTCTGCAGACAGCCGACATAGGCCTGTAG